GAGCTGCCTTTTCCCTACAGGTGATTTGGACACAGGCAACAGTTTGAAACTACCACCCACGAGCAACAGGGAACCAGTGAAGTCCTCCAAGCCAGAGAACAGCAGCTCTGACTTTTAGGATGACAGCTCTAGAGGCTGAGTGGAAAGACATGAACCGGGAGAGACAGGAGTCAGTTAAGAGGTTGCTACAATGATCTAGAGCAAAGGCTCTCAGCCTGGGCAACCGTGCCCCACGGGGGACATGCGGTTGTCACGACCGAGGGATATTATGGCATCCAGCGGGCTAAGGCCAGGGATGCTGATCGGTACCCTCCAAAGCACAGGAAACCACCTCAACAAAGAACTGTCCAGCCCTAAGTGCCAGCAGTGCCGAGGTTGAGCCGGATGTCAGGTAATAAGGGCCAGACTCTGGAGGCACTTCCGAGGCCAAGCTAACAGGATTTCACAGCTGATGAGATGTTGGATGAGAGAGGGAAGGAGTCAAAAATGAAAGCTTTTGGAAAAGCAAGTGGATGGGGCTGACAGAAATAGGAATTGGAAATGGTGGTGTAACTGAGGGAAAAGATAATGAAACTGGTCGGAGGCGTGTTAATGAGACTGTGGACACCAAAGCAGAGACACATGCAGCCTGAAAGAAAGGCTGGATTAGAAGTGAAGACTGGGAAGTGTCCACACATAGATGATAATTAATGACAAGGGTGGATGAGAacacacagaggaagaaaataatcctacagaataaaaaataagtatttttttaagaaacaagatGAAGGAAAAGtcagaaatggaagaaaggatGGTCTAAAAAAGAAACACAGGTTAACAGGACATCCTTAGAAACCAGAGTGTGTGAGGAAGTTGAGGATATGACCAGTGTCAAATGATGTGGACGCAGGAGAATAAGGCACAGGCTCTGATGAGGTGATGCttcaaaagagaagagagaatgaaGCAGGTAACGTCAAGAACCTCAAATTTCTGGACTCAAAGCCTCAAGGACCTCCACAGTCCACTCCACTTGCAAATAGCAATAAcggaaggaaaaaagaagctgAAAGTGGTTACTCTTGGTCATTAGATCTTTGATCTCTTCAACAATAACGTCATTTGCTGCTGTTAGCAACTCGTATTTTCCATCTTTACTTCCTGAGGGATTAAATTCGGAAGAAGGGTTGCCAGGGTCTCCAAAGAAGTCTCCAAGTCTGCCATTCTTTCCAGGATATAAGAATCGACTGAAACaacaaggggaagaaaaaaaaactctagtTACACAAACATCGGAATGAAACTCAGCAGAGACAACAAAACTACACGAATTCCGAACACTCAAGATTCCACaataaatttaagtttttaaaaatgtataaaataggcAGATTGGCAGACATAAGTCTACCACCACAGAAGGTTCGATGATTCCACTgtcttctaataaaaaaaaaaaacaacaaagaaggaACAAAGAAGGTACTGGGTTATAGCCTCTTGAAATGCTTTAGGGTGGCTCTCACTCTGCCTTGTCAGATGACCAGTGAGAGACTCATCCCAAATTCTAATTCACTACTCATTTATCATTTGAGATCCGTTGATCTACTCCAGTAATATCTGGCCCAGGGGTCCCTGAAAAGCTCCACCTCGGGCTCCATGACTTTGACAGTTATCATATAAAACATTcctgattttttgaaaaaatggaaACTTTGCCTGTCGCAGCTTTTACTGGTATCATAACCAAATTAGCATCATCTTTTTCACTCAGTTCTGGGAAAAATGTACAATCATGATGGGAGCAGGAGCGCTCACCTGTCGGCCCGTGGGCTCTTTTAACACAGAGTGGGAAAAGCTGAGAAGTAAACACTAACCTCAGCTGAAATCTGTTGGTAAACAAGAGTCACTCCTACTGTGATGTGACATTTAACTGAGACACAGTGGAGCTGTATCTTCCATGAGGATTAGATTCTACAGCGTGTTAACATGACAAGTAAATATGGTTATTCTTCATGAAAACATTTACTGCATGCGTGGCCATATTTGCAAATCAGCTGCAGTCTGATGCACCATTTTGCAGTGACTCCAGCACAGCCAGCTTTTACACCAGTGTTAGAAAAGGTCACTGTTTCTTCAGCCAAGCAGCAGATGGAGTAGTTGGCTTGGGTTTAGGAGCCAATGTTATGAGAAAAATCCTTATTTATAAACCCTAGAGTCCCACACAGAGCAGTGAAATATTCATAACAAGAGAGGTAGCAGGAGCCAAGAACTGGCTGCAGGGAAAGCAGAATCACCTCTCATCTTACCCGCTCCCTGGGGCAGACCTAGGAGCAAAGCAGGATGGGAGCTGCCCACCCCATTTGATAATTCTTTTTTTGGCCTGGAGAACACAGGTGAATCCGTGTGAGTTAAACGTGTACATAATGCAACTCTACCATACATCAGCTGATGAGTTTTCAGTATTTGCACCTATGAAAATACACATgtactgaatcttttttttttttttgaagtttagctcacattttattttttttattgtttttattttcttttgttttggtggggggaggtaattaggtttatttacttatttattaacaGCAGTAtgggggactgaacccaggacctcaggcatgctaagcacatgctctaccactgagctatactcctcTCCCCACCATGTACTGATTCTTGATGCTGTGAGTATTGCTGGCtggtacagaaaaaaatttttttgcaataCACAGTAGGAATATTACATGCCAGCTAGCATAAAAATCTCACAGATGTTAAGCACTCAACAGGAAGAATGGTCATAGTTGTCATACCTTTCTTGAATGTGACTCGCTATCACAGCAAGTTTGTTGGAACGATTCATGAATAAATGAGAATTTCCTAGCACCATCACCGCATCTATGCATTTTGATAAAGTAAACTGTTGAAAAACAGAAGGCAAAAGGAAGATAAATTAGCTATCCAAATGACTATGTCCGTTCTTGACATAAttaagatttcattaaaattttacagTTATTCACTGCTAACAGTCTGCTCGGGAGCTCCCTCCTCCGAAGCCATAAGAAAAAGCACTTGCAAACTACAGTTGTCTAATTTCACTTGTATGAGAGCATTTCTGCATCTGTACAATACTCCACAAATGTTTTCTGCATAACATTCAGGGAATAGCAAACATGTCACATCTTCAGTGATAAAATTACCAGCAAACTATTGCTATGCATGGAATAGATAATGAATACATGCTGATTAACCTGGtgatttgtaaaatttttcaattcattcattcactaagtatgctgagcacctattatgtgccaggggAAGATTCCTtccttcatggagtttacatcCTCACAATTACTAATATTACTAAAATACATAGGTGGATATTTTTATAATCGTGGAATAAGGCATGTTTCTGTTAAAGAAATACTTCAAGCAGAAAATAAAACTCTCATAAATTTCactcactgttttttaaaaatataaaacaaacctaGTAACATTTCTGTAGAGCAAAAAACTGACTAAAGTAAGAGGCAAATTACAAACTGGAAAAAGTAACTACAACATGTGACAGTGAGTTAACCTTTTAATATAAAGTGTCcacaaatcataaaaaaaaaaaaaggaacactcaaaaagaaaaatgggcaaTGCCCCAAAGGAGAAATACAAAGGGCCATTAAATACTTAGCAGCAAACTgaggtaactttttttttggtatatcaTATCAGCAAAAgataaaataaggaaacaaagaatCTTGTgttggtacaaaaaaaaaaaaggaatgctcATATACCACTTATGAGAGTTCAAAATAAGACAGTCTTTCTCAAGAGTGACAGGGTAACATGCTGGTCTAGCCACACAACAGAATCCTGTTCAGCAATAagaaggaatgaactactgatgcaTGTAACAAGgacaaatctcaaaataattatgctgagtaaagTATCCAGaccaaacaaacgaacaaaaaaacacaaaatcccACTATATATACTGTTTCAGtccatatatacaaatatctgaaaaatgcaaactaagctatagtgacagaaagcagatcagtggttgcctcgGGGTGGGGACAGGCAGAGAGGTGGGTGGGATAAATTACAAAGGAATATGAAGAAACTTTTGAGAGTAATGGGTCTAtatgttcattattttgattgtggtgatacTTTCATCAATGTATCCATACCATATGTGAAATGTAACATAACAAATtaagcactttaaatatgtgaagtctgggggagggaatagctcagtggtcgagtgtgtgcccagcatgcacaaggtcctgggttcaatccccagtacttccactaaaaataaatacataaaaatctaattacctcccctccccccaaaaaaacctaaagcaaacaaaaaagaataaagcaaatgcagtacttcaaaaaaacaaaaacttaaaaaaaatgttaagttcaCCGTACGCCACCTATAGCTtgataaagctatttttaaaaaagacatcactaagaacatgaaaagaagggaggggagtgggagaggatgaggacaataggtgaaagggattaagaggtacaaacaaccaattataaaatacttaagtcacagggatgtaaagAACAACACAAGGAATACAGTGATACTGTTATAATTGTGTACTGtgtgtaatgtataaaaatacagaatcacCATggtgttcacctgaaactaatataatattgttacgtcaactatacttcaataagaaaaaaaatgcaaagacaaGCCACAAAGCTGTAGAcaaggaggaaatatttgtaaatcatatatctgacaaaagatttgtatctagaatatataaataactcttacaattcaataacaagaaaataaacagttcaatttaaaaactgGACATAACATCTGAATACAAATTTCACCAAAGAAATACatgaatggctaataagcacaggaaaaaaggactcaacatcattagccattaggaaaatgcaaattaaaaccataatgagatattacTACCTACAACAGAATGCCTAGAATCAAAAAGACAAAcgagtgttggcaaggatgtgaagaaaaaattggagccctcatacactgctgatgggaatggaaACGGTGCACCCACTTTTGAAAAGTTTGGCAATGTCTTAAAAAGTTCAAtctaaacttaccatatgatccagccattcaaCTCATAGGTAACTACTCAAGAGGAATGCAAATACATGCTCATACACAGACTTGCTTTTACAGTATGTAaactataccttaattaaaaagcaACGTAAACATATACTTGGTCAAACCAGAATTATCCAAAAGCCCTCTCAAGCACTCTTACCTGAGATTCCTTTAACGCTTGCTTTCCCCACCAGATTGGGTTGGTATCAACTATGATAACCAGAAGATTCAGTTCATCTTCTGAAAATatgacaaaaaatttaaaaacattagcCTCATAAAAGTGTGACAAAACTTAACATTTTCAATCTGTAAATTAAATCCAGAGCAAGCATCACTACGTCTTTACATGGCTACCATCCTCCAATCACGAGATTAACATAAAGCCAAGTTCTTTTACAGATTTAGAGCCCTGGGGGCCCTCAGCAAGCTCTTGCTGGCCTTCTGCACATCTACACCTTTCAtgcactagaatgtaagctctgtgagggaGGATCCTGTCTGTTTTGTCACTGCTCATCCTCTGCTCCTAGCACGTTGCCTAGCACGTGGTGGATGCTCAAAAAATATCTATTATATGAACCCaaagatatttgcattttaaatggcTAGTGAAGGACGGAAGAAACTGATTAATCAGTAGTAAGAAACACTAGCAGTAGAATTGCGGGCATGGGGTAGGGTTTTTAAATGGAGACACAAATCAATCTGGCTCCAAGTCCATCAAGTCACCTAGCAGCAAGGCCAATTAAAGGTGCAAACCAAAGTGAAAAGCAATTGCTATGTAcagattttactgtgaaaagaaTTAGGCTACTCTCTCCAAAATGACAGACATGACTGAACAGGCTAACTTAACACagtaattcattcaacaaacatttacacTAAGtaccagtgttaggtgttggcgATACTGAGTCCAAGCCCTCAAAGAGCCTACATTCTAACTGTGACAGACATATGGACCCGTAAGCACACACTGTTATGAAAAACCCAGGATGCTCATTTAATAGCAAAAAGCAACAATGCCTATCTTGACCCCATACCTTCCTTCCTCCACTTCCCATCTCCTGTATCAAGATACTCCCACCTCATCTTTGATTTCTGCTTACCTACCCAAATCCTATATACTCTCCAAGGCTCCAAATCAATGCTACCTTTCTTCAAAAGCCCTCCCCAGGTTTTCCAACAGGTCCTGGCTCCCCCATCTCAGAAGGGTGGAAATATCAGCCCCTGTGCATCAGGCCCTGGCACACGTGATCCTACAGTCCCATCCCACGCTGACAATAACCCAGCAAGAGACTTGTTTTGCTATCTTTCACCAATTGTAAGATGtactccctcttttttttttttttaacatttgacgGTTGCTGAAATCAGGATGGTATCTTAACGTTATGACTGACTGACAGCATTATATTTTCTCTTAGCGGTACTAAATAAAAGCACATTTCATAATCAATATTGTCTTAGATTAGATGAAATAAGCTGTTCCTACTTTGCAAAAGAAAATAACCTGCTCTAAGTCACATGGCCTGTAGCAAGTAGCAAAGCCAATACCCAGCTTTCAAGACAGATCTGCTTGACTCTAAAGACTATGGCTTTTTAGTGCCCCAGTGCCTCCTTCTGACCACGCACAGCATTGCCCCTCTCCTAATGACAGAACTCACTACCTCATTTGACGGTTAGCTATGTTTCTGATCTCTCTTCCCAACTCTGCCCATTAACCATGGACTCCTTATAGAATGAGAAATGAGTAATGTAGTATCAAGCACAAAAGAAGCACTTAATAACTGTGTCTCCCACAGGCCCTCACTCCTCTACCCATAGCCTTTAGCCTTATTCTCCAACAGGCCCCACCCCACAATTCTCAAGGCCATAAAGTTCTTGCTACTACCAAGCCCGAGAAAAATGCAGTGTTGCCTGTCAGGAGAGGAGTGTATCCATACACATGGATCGTCCCTATGAATTTCCTTCTTTGTGTCTCTAGCTCCTCATTTGTTGCCAGGGGCCATACCAGATCTGCCTCCCTCACAGAGTTGTGataattattaaaacaaataaagatATCCGGACAATTGTTACTGCCTCCAAAAAAATCTGTATCTATTCCTGCCCTCCATAGTCCATTTCCCACACAGCAGCCACAGCaatcttttaaaatcataaatcagACAGTAACACTTCTTTGATTAAAACCCTAAAATGCCTTTATATTAcgcttaaaaaataaatctcaagcTCTTTATCATGGCCCACAAGGGCCCTGTACCTGGCTGGGTCACTCGTCCCTCTAGCTCACTTTGCTCCTGCCACCCTgacctcttttttctccttttacgGTATCAGGCCGTGTAACTAGCAGTTTAATGTATAAAAGAAAGGCTCTCCACCTTCCTCTACCCCTATATGCCCCCTTTCCGCCTTCCCATTGTAACAGACTGACTCAACTTGCCACGGGGCCTTCACAAAGTCATTCGAGTCAGAGTTTCAATACCACTGGTCTTCCCTGGACCCCTATCTAAAATAGCTCCTCATCCTCATCTCCTAATCACAATCGACAACATCATCACATTATGTTATCTTCACAGCTGTCACGCTtcgaaattatttttatttacttgccTATTATCTGCCTCGCTCACCAGACTGTAACCTCCACGAGTGTGTCACGTTCTCTACTGTATTTCCCAAGGCATAAAATAACGCCTGGCACACAAGGCGCGCTCCAAAAATATCTACTGAATTAATGAATACATTCGCCACTCCTCTAAGCACCAAACAGCTTCCACCCAGTCCCTAAAATATACTCCATCCGGCCGGCGCTGGCCGGACAAAGTCTGCCTAGCCCCGGGGTCCGAGTCCTCGGGCCCTCACCGCCTAAGACCCGCGGGAGCGGCCCTCACCGTCTGAGACCATGGCGGACCGGATCTTTCAGCGCACAGCCAGCTGTGGTCAGGCAGGCCTCCCGGAAACTGTTAACCCTGACTTCCGGCGCTGCCAAGTGACGTGTGAGGCGGCTTTGCTCAGGCCGCGCGCCGTACCCACGGCCCCGCCTCCAAAGCGCCGGAAGTGGAATGCAGAGTGGCGCCGCGCGCTGTCAGTCTCTGTGGCTCGGAGCCCGCGCGGTTGCGGGACGCATCCTGGCAAGGAGGGCAGCTCTGGACCCCTCGGGCTCCACGGTCCGGAGGGCACGATGGACTCCAAGGGTAAGGCGGGATGTGACGGGCCTGCTGGGCCTAAAGCGGAGCCGCGCAGGGTTCCCTCCACCTCGCACGTCCAGACTGGGCTCCGGGAGAGGTCCCTTTCCGAGCTCAGGCTGTTTGGCTGGATGTGGTTCCTCGAGTCACAACTAAAACTCTTTCGCTGCTCCTATATCCAGGGAATGGGTCCTGGGGGTATCCCCATACACCCCCTCTCCCCACGCTTTCCAGTGCCTTCTTCCAAAAAGTGAGACTTCGGACGAAGTGTGCAGTCTTGATTTTCTCATATGTGAAGTATGAGTAAGACTCTGCCCTGTTGGATTTGGTACTTAAAAGAAAGGGCGTATTTGATGTGCTCATCTAGTGTGCTTATCAAGGTGTTTTATTAACTTAAGGACAAGGGCAAACTAATATATATTGTACCTTTCATGTAAAAAATAATAGCGGGGTGGACCTCTACATACACATACGTGTATACGTTTATGTCGGTGAATAGGCTTAACTTGGCATAGACTGGAGGGGTGCAGGAGAAGTCGGTAAGGTGGATGACTCTGGGATTCTTTCAGGACTTGGGGTTAAGGATAAAGAGGAGAATGACCTTTCACTGTCATTTGATAGAGCTTAAATTTTATGCCATTGTACATGGATAGCTTTTTCAAAATGGGAAAGAGTTTGCAAATAGTGATGTGATGTAATCCCTGTTCCCATAAACATTTATGGTACCCCTGAAGCCAAACACCCTgcaaagttaatattttaaaaatttgtctgcTTATTAAGATCTAGTCATTGATAAGCTCTCTGATCGTCCATCCTGCTAAATGAATTTGATGAAtcactttttctccctttccagagTTAATTGAATACTTTAAGTCTCAGATGAAAGAAGATCCTGACATGGCCTCAGCAGTAGCTGCCATCCGGACTTTGCTGGAGTATTTGAGGAGAGACAAAGGTAAAGAGGGTCCTCCCCAAGCACTCGGGGTATTAGGAAAGTCAGCTCATAACTCAGAAGTGTAGAAAGTGAGAGACACCCTTGTGCCTGCAGAAGGTAATGCAGCCCCAAGCTCTGCTTCTCCCTGCATTTCAGTCCTCCTTTTGACTTCAAGAGAGCCCTCAAGTCATCATCAAAAGGGTCCCCCTTCTCAAATGAAATATACTCTGAATCAAGAATGACCATTTTTATATCAGGTTAACTATGAAGCTTAAATTATAGCCATAGTTCGGCTtcacaagtgtttattgagctTCTGTCCTGTGGCAGATTCTTTATAGTTGCTATAGAGAATATTCCACTATAAACTCTGGTATTAATGTCATCATTGTGATCACTACTAATTCAGACATCCTAAATGTAAGCATCTGGGTATaagcataataataataacaacaacaaagcctTCTTTAACTTAAAGGGCTGGCCTAGAGGTGCATGGCTCTAAGACAACCTCCAGTGTCTTCCCATTGTACTTACAATAACATCCAAACACCTGAGCCTTATGTTCACCACACCGCAGACCTCTTCTGTCGCTGCTACTTAACTTCCTTCCCTGCTGTCCCTCACTGAACTGTGCTTCACTCTGGcctctctttgtttctcttaCCAACTTTGTTTCCATCTTGAGGCCTTTGTGCTGTTATAGTCTGCATCTGGAACTTTTCCCACTGGATCTTTATGCGGCCAGATCCTTTCTTACTCACATCTCTGTTTAAATGGCCCTCACTCTGAGAGGCCGTCCTTGTTAATTCTCTCAAGGAGCTCTACctttttcatcattctttttttctgtcttcatgtcATTCTGTGATTACCTTGATTGTTCCTTTATGTGCTTGTTTactgtctgcctctcccactgGAAGGGGGTTCCATCAGAGCAGGGATCCTGTCTGTCATGTTCACTGATGTATCTCTGCCATCTTcaatagtgcctggcatacagccTGCACCCAGTAAGCAttgcttgaatgaatgaatgaatcacagACGCATCCAGGGGATGTGATACTAAAATGAACATCACCTTCCTTCTGTGCTCATCCCAGGGGAGACGATCCAGGGCCTGAGAGCGAACCTCACCAGCGCCATCGAAACCCTGTGCGGCGTGGACTCCTCCGTGGCTGTGTCCTCAGGCGGGGAGCTCTTCCTGCGCTTCATCAGCCTCACCTCCCTGGAATACTCCGTgagcccctgcctgccctcctttACCCTCTGTTTCTCTGGCCACAAATATTCTCAGCTTACCTGgatcctttctttcccttcattttgCTCTCTTCTTCCTAGGATTACTCCAAATGTAAAAAGATCATGATTGAGCGGGGAGAGATTTTTCTGCAGAGAATATCACTGTCGAGAAATAAAATCGCAGATCTGTGCCATACTTTCATCAAAGATGGGGCGGTGAGTAGATCTTGGTCATGTGCGGTAATCGGGAACAAGGACTTCGGAGTTGGACTCCTGGGAtaaaatcctgcctctgccacttacttgctgtgttaccttggacaagttatttagcctctctgggttgcagttttctcatctgttaaataaggGTGATAATAGTAGCTAgctcatagggctgttgtgaggattaatggGATGGCATGTGTGAGGACTCTGcactgtgcccagcacagagtaggCCCTGTGTAAATGCAGCCATTACTGTCATGGACGGTTGTCATCTTAAACAGGCAGAGAAAGCCCCTGGGACAGCAGGGATGATTCTTGATTTAATAAGGTGTCTTACTAAAGCGGTATTTGTTATTATTGGATATGTACTAAGTTAATCTGAATTAGATCAACACAGAACAGCTTTTGTCACGAGTTAATACTATCTTCCTGCTGAACGTTAGCACTAGATTGAGATTTTCATCTTCACTCCAGATGTGGTTACAGAGGTGCAAAGCTGCCCAGTGTTTATAAGCTAAGACAGGAGCTGTAGGTTAAGTCAGGCTCCCAGCCAAGGGGTAATTACACTTGTGTGACGTCTCTCCCACCAGCTAAGCCTCCACCGGCCATAAAAGTATTTACTTGCATCTGGACTCTGAAATCATTTCCTGTTTTATTACCCTCTTCCCAACTTTGAAGTGTGTTATTAAGTAAATGGCGCATGGTGGGGAGCTTGTACAAAAGCCAGTGGCAAACAGCCATTCTGGGGCCaagaggaggcaaggttgtgacCACTTCTTGCCGAGGCCTTCTCCTGCAGACGCACTGCGCCGTCAGCGTCCTGCGGGGTTCATTTGTTCTACCGTAATTGAATGTGTAGGAACCACCTGCATCAGTGCTATTTTGGCTAAATTTCGAGCAGAGCTGCTCCAGTTTGAACCTGCGGATGAA
The genomic region above belongs to Camelus bactrianus isolate YW-2024 breed Bactrian camel chromosome 32, ASM4877302v1, whole genome shotgun sequence and contains:
- the EIF2B1 gene encoding translation initiation factor eIF2B subunit alpha, translating into MADRIFQRTASCGQAGLPETVNPDFRRCQVTCEAALLRPRAVPTAPPPKRRKWNAEWRRALSVSVARSPRGCGTHPGKEGSSGPLGLHGPEGTMDSKELIEYFKSQMKEDPDMASAVAAIRTLLEYLRRDKGETIQGLRANLTSAIETLCGVDSSVAVSSGGELFLRFISLTSLEYSDYSKCKKIMIERGEIFLQRISLSRNKIADLCHTFIKDGARILTHAYSRVVLRVLEAAVAAKKRFSVYITESQPDLSGQKMAKALCHLNVPVTVVLDAAVGYIMEKVDLVIVGAEGVVENGGIINKIGTNQMAVCAKAQNKPFYVVAESFKFVRLFPLNQQDVPDKFKYKADTLKSAQTGQDLREEHPWVDYTSPSLITLLFTDLGVLTPSAVSDELIKLYL